A stretch of Caldilineales bacterium DNA encodes these proteins:
- a CDS encoding class I SAM-dependent methyltransferase produces MTEIDRYADRQALLDFWLAEAQSPFEGWDFSHISGTGRMRTAPQTWCYASEVLPRLRRAASLLDMGTGGGELLSQLRPLPPHSLATEGFAPNLPVARARLEPLGVQVVAVENDVSLPFAEAEFDLVINRHESYAPAEVWRVLAPGGLFITQQVGGEDGWDLNMLLGARFNLDANWRLATARSQLETAGFEVLKAAEDFPRARFFDVGAIVYYLKAVPWQIEDFSVERYAEALFQLHHRIQEEGYLDVRDHRFFLLARKP; encoded by the coding sequence ATGACAGAGATCGATCGCTACGCCGATCGCCAGGCCTTGCTGGATTTCTGGCTGGCCGAGGCGCAAAGCCCGTTCGAGGGCTGGGATTTCTCGCACATCAGCGGGACCGGTCGCATGCGCACGGCCCCGCAGACGTGGTGCTATGCCAGCGAGGTGTTGCCCCGGCTCCGGCGCGCCGCCTCGCTCTTGGACATGGGCACCGGCGGCGGTGAATTGCTCTCGCAGTTGCGCCCCCTGCCCCCGCACAGCCTGGCCACCGAAGGCTTCGCCCCCAACCTGCCCGTTGCCCGCGCCCGTCTGGAACCGCTGGGTGTGCAGGTCGTGGCCGTCGAGAACGACGTCTCGTTGCCGTTCGCCGAGGCTGAATTCGACCTGGTCATCAACCGGCACGAATCCTATGCGCCGGCCGAGGTGTGGCGCGTGTTGGCGCCCGGCGGTCTGTTCATCACCCAGCAGGTGGGCGGCGAGGATGGCTGGGATCTGAACATGCTGCTGGGGGCCAGGTTCAATCTCGACGCCAACTGGCGCCTGGCCACCGCCCGCAGCCAGTTGGAGACGGCCGGTTTCGAGGTGCTCAAGGCGGCAGAGGATTTTCCCCGCGCCCGCTTTTTCGATGTCGGCGCCATCGTCTACTACCTCAAGGCCGTGCCCTGGCAGATCGAAGATTTCAGCGTCGAGCGTTACGCCGAAGCGCTGTTCCAACTCCACCATCGCATCCAGGAGGAAGGCTATCTGGATGTGCGTGACCATCGTTTCTTCCTGCTGGCGCGCAAGCCGTAG
- a CDS encoding CoA pyrophosphatase has product MNASPRSWAIASIQAALRRPLPGPEGQRRMAPSHRPPPELYTNHSRGCRRAAVLLLLYPHQGELYTVLTARRRDLPDHPGQVSLPGGARQGRETVEQTALREAQEELGLDAAQVTPLGRLTHLYIRPSHFCLQIVVGYTPHRPVWRPAAHEVAEVIETPIAHFLDPANQASEDRLIDGQVRFIPFYRLGSHEVWGATAMVIAEFTAVLEAIDVPPA; this is encoded by the coding sequence ATGAACGCATCACCTCGCTCCTGGGCCATCGCCTCCATCCAGGCGGCGCTGCGGCGGCCACTCCCCGGCCCGGAAGGGCAGCGGCGGATGGCGCCGAGCCACCGGCCCCCACCCGAACTCTACACCAACCACTCGCGCGGCTGCCGGCGCGCGGCCGTGCTCCTCCTCCTCTATCCTCACCAGGGCGAGCTTTACACCGTGCTCACCGCCCGCCGCCGCGATTTGCCCGACCATCCCGGCCAGGTTTCGTTGCCGGGCGGCGCCCGCCAGGGCCGCGAGACGGTGGAGCAAACGGCGCTGCGCGAGGCTCAGGAGGAATTGGGCCTCGACGCCGCCCAGGTCACGCCCCTCGGCCGGCTGACCCACCTCTACATCCGGCCCAGCCACTTCTGCCTCCAGATTGTGGTCGGCTACACGCCGCACCGCCCTGTCTGGCGGCCCGCGGCCCACGAGGTCGCCGAGGTGATCGAGACGCCCATCGCTCACTTCCTGGACCCAGCCAATCAGGCCAGCGAAGATCGGCTGATCGATGGCCAGGTGCGATTCATCCCCTTCTATCGCCTGGGTTCGCACGAAGTCTGGGGGGCGACGGCGATGGTCATTGCCGAATTCACGGCCGTCTTGGAAGCCATCGACGTCCCACCTGCCTGA